The genomic region TAAAAATAACATCTCTAGAGCACTTTTCAACCATTGTCTTTCTTGCCTCGGCACCCATTTTTTCTAGATTACTCTCCAATGCGCTTTGGAGACAATCTTTCAGCTCATTATGGTTAGCACAAAGAAAACCGTTTCTATCGTTAATAATTTCATCCATACCTTCACGTAAAGCGATAACAGGCAAACCAGAAGACATGGCTTCCTGAACTACATTACCGAACCCTCCCTGAACACAAGGAAAAATAAAGATATCCGCATTTTGATAAATAATTATGAGCCTATCGTGAGGCACAGCTTTATTTACAGAAAGATTCGGTAAATTTAGCGATTCCGCGTAAATTTTCTGGTAAAGTTCTGTATCGCTCCAGCTACCATACATCTCAAAATCGAGATTCGGGAATTGTTTTGCCAATTTTGGGATGGTCTCCGGTGCCTTCCACGGAGTATAGCTGCTTACATATAAAACCTTGATCCTTTCGTTGTTATGTGGGCTTGGAGTGAACCGTTTAATGTCTACAGGATTATAAATCACGCGTACTTTCTCTTCTGGTACACGCCATCGATTCATTATTCTTTCTTTTGTGAGCGAATAGACGACGTGTACAATATCCGCCTTGTTACATAACCATGGTCCGGCTTTTCGGCATTCTTCAATTAGAGGAAAGCCATGAACGCTATTGATAAAATGCTCGTGTCTTATAACACGGACAAGCGTTTTCCCTATAGCCCATGAACGACCATGAAGTATATCAAATCTCTCGGATAATATAATTTTTAGCAAAGCGGACTTATTCAATCCCCGCAAGGGGGTAACTTCAAAGCCTTGCTTTTCCAAAAAATCTGCTATAAGGTGGCGGTTTCGATCTATTGGGCAAATAGTTTCGTTAAAGTCTGCTACTTCAGCTAACGTTACTTTTTCCATATTCATTCTTCTTCTAATTTTAGCAAAGAAATTTACCGCCAAATTCTAAACGAACATGTTCGCCAATACTAACGTGGGAGAAATTATCAATGACAACATTTGGATTCGAATCTATTAACTTATACCAAATAAATCTGAACAACCAATAAATTTCTCTCAGCCATTTTTTGGAATGCAATTTTACTCACCTAGGTAAACTGCGTCGGCGCTACAGCTGCACCACCCTACACATTCATCTTAGTGTCTCCTTTATAAAAATCTGCTACTTATCCTCTCTGAAAAATACCTCATGCTATCAAGCTATGCGTTCTGATTCCATTCATACTACCCCCTCACCGTTCTCATCAATCGATATTCATCTCTTCGTGTCTTTCTCAGCACATGGTCGTGCGTCGTTAACGGCGGCCTCGTT from Methanomicrobia archaeon harbors:
- a CDS encoding glycosyltransferase family 4 protein, which translates into the protein MEKVTLAEVADFNETICPIDRNRHLIADFLEKQGFEVTPLRGLNKSALLKIILSERFDILHGRSWAIGKTLVRVIRHEHFINSVHGFPLIEECRKAGPWLCNKADIVHVVYSLTKERIMNRWRVPEEKVRVIYNPVDIKRFTPSPHNNERIKVLYVSSYTPWKAPETIPKLAKQFPNLDFEMYGSWSDTELYQKIYAESLNLPNLSVNKAVPHDRLIIIYQNADIFIFPCVQGGFGNVVQEAMSSGLPVIALREGMDEIINDRNGFLCANHNELKDCLQSALESNLEKMGAEARKTMVEKCSRDVIFNKMLQMYKEVMEI